A genomic window from Populus alba chromosome 19, ASM523922v2, whole genome shotgun sequence includes:
- the LOC118028900 gene encoding uncharacterized protein — MEKAAWLQVFALLLVISPLHAFQSDELDEEFGLEGGNLQPHERIPDPVVPTRSTPNRVKYSDSDSDSKIQITLEHAFGDSDFFPAATFSARLKTWSHGAQTLTKLRFSRNSFTEVEKQKFQKLLEDDEFYRIRLPSNVLNPPGKDFVISSVRARCLPRDGLDEHFVIHTEGVNILAVNYGSPGACPYPRQLKLPAKWSFNSHTVLKNSEQAPRTPIFAEDLPGEQGEGVDVPPPERSFWAKYWMYLIPLGLIVMNAMTQAMNMPEEQATGQSGAQPAAAIQRGSSPAVRRR; from the exons atggagaaggcGGCATGGCTACAAGTATTCGCTCTGTTACTCGTAATCTCACCTCTTCACGCATTCCAATCCGATGAACTAGACGAAGAGTTCGGCCTCGAGGGAGGGAATCTTCAACCTCATGAACGAATCCCTGATCCGGTCGTACCCACCAGATCAACTCCCAACCGAGTGAAGTATTCGGATTCAGATTCGGACTCAAAGATCCAAATAACCCTTGAACACGCCTTTGGCGACTCCGATTTCTTCCCTGCTGCTACCTTCTCTGCGCGCCTCAAAACGTGGAGTCACGGTGCTCAG ACACTAACAAAGCTGCGGTTTTCAAGAAATTCTTTTACGGAGGTGGAGAAACAGAAATTCCAA aAATTGCTGGAAGACGATGAGTTTTACAGGATCAGATTGCCTTCCAATGTTTTGAACCCTCCTGGAAAGGATTTTGTCATATCATCTGTCAGAGCT AGATGTCTTCCACGGGATGGCTTGGATGAGCACTTTGTTATACACACG GAAGGTGTTAATATCTTGGCTGTCAATTATGGTTCCCCTGGGGCATGCCCCTACCCACGGCAATTGAAACTT CCTGCAAAGTGGTCATTCAACTCTCATACGGTTCTGAAGAATAGCGAGCAGGCACCAAG AACTCCAATATTTGCTGAAGATTTGCCAGGAGAACAAGGAGAGGGTGTAGACGTACCACCACCAGAAAGGTCCTTTTGGGCTAAATAT TGGATGTACTTGATCCCTCTTGGACTCATAGTGATGAATGCCATGACCCAAGCGATGAATATGCCCGAGGAACAAGCTACTGGCCAATCAGGTGCTCAGCCAGCTGCAGCAATCCAGCGTGGGTCCAGCCCTGCTGTGAGAAGACGATGA